The genomic segment GATTATTGAAACTCGCAAGTCGGTTCTGCAAATGGAGACGCGGATTGATCAAAGCGAAATTTATGAAACGTCGCGGATGGTCAGCCGGGCGATGCATTATCCAATTGCGTATAATAAGCCGATTGTGGGCCGCAATGCGTTCCAGCATGAGTCTGGCATTCATCAGGACGGCCTGCTGAAAAACCGCAATACGTATGAAATCATGGACCCGGAAGCGATGGGCATTCCACGCAGCATGATCGTGCTGGGCAGGCACTCCGGCCGCCACGCGATCAAGCATCGCCTGTCCGAATACGGAATTGCCGTAGAAGGCGAGGAGCTGGTTAATGTATACAACCGCTTCAAGCAAGTAGCCGATGAGAAAAAGCTGGTGACGGATAATGAACTGATTCGCATCGCTGGCGAAATGACGGCTACGCAGCCTGACCCTTACATGCTGACCGATCTGCAGGTGCTGTCGGGAAGTCATAAATCCCGTATTGCGACCGTGACGATTCGTGAAAATGATGCGGGCATCGAGCGTTCCTATACAGGATCTGGCGAAGGGCCTCTAGAAGCGGTGATTCACTGTATTCAGCAAGCTATCCCTGTTGCAGCAGAGTTTGAGGATCTGGAAATCCATTCGTTGTCCACAGGCGAGGATGCACATGGCGAGGCAGTCGTGACGATTGTCCACGCTGGCGAGCGCTATCGTGGAACTTCGATTCATAGCGACATTGTATATGCAGCCGCGCAGGCGTACGTGGGAGCCTGCAATCAAGCGATGCTGACCATTAATAAACGGGCGAATGAACAAAATGTAATTTAATAGCAAGCTCAAGAAAGGGACTTATTCACAGGGCATTAAGCTTTGTGGATAAGTCTTTTTTTATGCGTAAAATCAAGGGTTTGACTGGGGATGGGCTGTTCGTGGAAAGTGGATAGTTTTTTCACTTTATCGACACTGGAATTGTGGATAATGTGAATAATTTTTTGAGAAAATCGATGGCATTAAAAATTTATTACGTTAACGTTTACAAATCCTTTATTTCCGTCGGAAAATGTCGACAGAATTTACTAACAATTTGCGTCGGATTGTGGACAACTTTGTGGATAACCATTTTCGATGTAAAAAATGAAAATTTCCTATAGGTTTCCTTTTAATTTGCTTAATAACCTAAATTTATGCAGTTTTCCATCCGATATTAGAAAAATAGGATAAGAAATGGTTGGATTTTTATCCATACAAGGGCGCGCACGGTCGCAATTTCTGTGTACGGGAGCTCAGAAAATGAACGGGAGTGTGACATGTGATGAAGTACGCGGATGAGAAGATCATTGCGATGATTTTCGGAGGAGTCAAGGAGGAGCAAGAGAAGGACCGCAAGGAGGAGGACTCGCCATCGCCGCCGCTTGAAGGGATGACGCTGCACGTTCAGGGAGAGCGTCACCAGTTTGCACGCCGCTTCATCCCCGGAGGGGAAGCATCGATTGTGCTGTCGCAGGCGTTTACAGTGATGGATGAGGGGACGGCAAGGCTGAAATATCCGGCGGAGCGGCGGCCTAAGCTGATTTTCACAAATGAGCAAACTTCGATTAACGTCGCTTTTCAGCAGACGGGCTTTGAGATTGAAGCAGATGATGTGGAGGAATTCAGCGGAACGATGCTGGCCGTACTCAAGCGGTCGCAGCCTGCAGCGCGCTGGTTCCAAGAAGGCATGCGGGAGGTTGGCGGAAAGCAGGTTGCTTTTTTCGCTTATTTGACGCCTGCGCTGGATTGCAATCTATACAATTTGATGCTGATTGCCGAGCTGAACGGACGAGCCATCGCCTGCACCTTCAACTGCATGGAAGAGGAAATGGATGATTGGAAAAAGCTTGGGGAAGCGATGCTGGCCTCGATAAAATGGCATCTGCCCGAGAAGGAAGGTGACCGATAATGAGCACGAATATCATTGCCCCGCATAATGTGCAGATTGCCCCATTTGAGCTTGTCCACATGCTGTCTTTATCCGTCGAGAAAAAAATCAATGAGCATGCGAAGCTGGTGTTTACCGGCATTGTGTCGGAGGATCTGAAGGACAGCTACGTGGAAATGACCGACTCCGAGACGCAGGTTGAGGTGAGCCAGAAGGATGAAGAGGGCGGTTTGTCCCCGTTATTTTATGGCTTGGTGCAGCGCATTGAGGTTAAGGCGGTACGCGACGTTTATGTGCTGAAGGTGGAGGCGCTGTCCCATACTTGCCAGCTTGATCTGGAGAAGCATACCCGTTCCTATCAGGATACGGGCATGACGTACAAGGCTCTCATTGATCAAATGGCTGCGAGCTATCCCGGCATGGATGTGCTGGATACGGCAACACAAGGGGCGAGTCTTGGAAAGTTCACCTTGCAATATCAGGAGACGGATTGGGCATTTCTCAAACGAATGGCCTCCCGGTTTCAGGCGGGCTTAATGCCGTCGGCGATGTTTAATTCCCCTAAAGTATTTCTTGGAACGCCGGATGGCGATGCTGCCGGAAAGCTTGCAGATATGCCCTACAGCGTGCGCAAGGATGTGCTGCATTACCGGCGGATGTGCAAAATCGGCATGCAGGGCGTGACGGAGCAGGACTTTATTTTTTATGAAATTGAAACGACGCAGTGGCTGCTGGACTTAGGGCAATGCATCACCTTCAAAAAGCAGCAGCTTTATGTATGCGAAATGCACAGCCAGTGGAAGGAAGGCATGCTGTCGCATCGTTATTTGCTCTGTTCGGGCAAGGGGCTAAGCCAGCCTCCGCTCTATGCTGCGGCCCTCACCGGAGCGTCGCTGCAAGGCAAGGTGCTGGCTATAGCGAAGGACACGGTGCAAATTCATCTCGACATTGACGAGAAGCAGGACGCGGGAAAAGCTTATTGGTTCCCTTATTCCTCCGTGTATACGGCGGAAGGAGGGACGGGCTGGTACTGCATGCCGGAGAAGGGCGATCAGGTCAGGGTGTATTTTCCGAGCGGCAAGGAGGAGAACGGCATTGCATCAAGCTCCGTCCGGCAAAATGTCGAGGAGGGCGAGCATAACAAGCTGGGCAATCCCGATCATAAGTTTTTTCGCACGCCAGCAGGCAAAGAGCTGAAAATGACACCTGAGGAAATCATAATTACCGGCAAGGACGGCGAGGTGTTCATCCGGCTCAGCGATGAGGGCGGCATTGAAATTATAAGCAAAAAGAAAATTACAATCAAAGCCGAGGAAGATATCGCTATTGATTCGCAGCAGAAGGTGCTTATTTCCGCCAAGGATGAAATCAGTCTGACCTGCAAGGAAAGCCTGATCAAGATGGACGGCAATACGACGATTAAGGGCAAGGAGCTTAAGACGAATTAAAGGCGAATGAGAGCGGCGAATGCAAACCTGGCAGAAAACCAACCTACACAAGCAAGGGGAGAGCTATCGAGAAAAGTCATAAGGGACAGAGCATTTACAGGGCATTTAATAGATGAAAGGGGAGCGGTTCATGCAGGAAAATCGGCTCGAGCTATTTGAGGAGCAGGTGGCTGATGAGCTAAGCCAGCGGGCGCTGCTCGCGTTGGAGCGGTATTTTGCAGCACACAAGGAACAGCTTGCGGAGCTGTTCGTGCAATCGTTTGAGCAGCTATGCCTTTATTTCGGAGAAAGGCAGCAGGAGGGGCTGCAGGGAAAGCTGGGGCATATCACCTATTCGCTGCTGCGGACGGAGCTGCTTGCGGGCAGCCCGCTTTATATGGCAGAGGCAACGGATCGAACATGGTATATGGATGAAAACAGCTGCTATGGCAGCTATGATGCAAGCTGGGCTTTTCGTGATCTGGCCGGGCTGGAGAAGCAGCTTCTGGCCGAGGCCAGAGGCTATTTCTCCGATTCAGAGGCTGCGCTTCAGGCAGAGGCAGTTCGGCTGAGGACTGCGGTGCAGGCGCATCGCTACGTCATTAGCTTAATCCGCTATGCGATGCCGGAGGCGGCGAAGCTGAAAGCCTACAGGGAGCTGGAGAAGGAAGTGGAATGCGAGGTTCGCGTGGGCGAGTACATGGATCAGAGCGAGACGGTGTACAAGGAGGATTTTCACCAAAAAGAGGCTGCCGAGGTTCGTGCTTACTTGGAGCAAAAGCAGGAGCTGTCTTACACCTATGAGGTGTTTGCAGAGCTGGATTTGGCCCGGGGCAATTATGCGGGCATTCAAGCGCTGTATAGCGATTTTCGCGGCAGCGACCTTTCTCACAGCTCGTTTGAAGGTGCAGCGCTGGTCGGAGCTAAGCTTAGCTTAAGCAAGCTCACGCAGGCCAGCTTTCGCTACACGCTGCTGTGCGAAGCGGATTTTCGCGGCAGCGAGCTGCAGGGAGCGGATTTCAGCTATTGCAGCGGGCCTAGCGGAATGCGGGATCCTTTCGAATGGGAGCATCCGGGTTTTGTGCCGCTGCGATTTAATGGCGCGGATTTGAGCGGGGCTGATTTTACGCTCGCTAATGTGAAGGGAGCAAGCTTCATCGGGGCTAATTTGGATGGCGCCATATTCGAGCAAGCGAATATAGAGCAGGCACTGTTTAGTGCCAGTGCCCGCAGCCAGGCTGCATTCAGCGAGGAGCAGCTGGCACAGGCCATATGGATAGAGGAGGACGGCGGAGCATGAGGAAGGGCTTATTCATTATGGCGCAGGATCAACGAGTGGTTGATGCCATTCGTCCGATGGACAGCGAAGGGGTGCTGGCGGAGGTGCTGGCTGGCCCTAAGGGAGGAGCGTTGTTTTTCAAACCGGATGGCTCGCAAAGTATAGCCCCGTTGCGGCTGATGCAGCAGAAGCGGGTTGTTGCGGTCGATTTTATCCAAAAGCCTGCTCCGCTCGTCTCGGACCTCGTGAAGGAGGTGCTGGCAAAGTATGCGCCGCGCGCGTTGTTTCGTTCGGTCGTGCTTGTCGATCCGGGGAGCGGCATACAAGCCTCGTATTGGCTGCTGGAGCGTCCGCTCGTCCATTGCCTAGCCGGGCAAACCGAATTTTTTCCCGATGGGACCTGCAAAAGTCTGGTAGTTGATCCCGCCAAAGCAGGCAAGCATCCGTTTCTGAAAATTGGCGGCTTGCGTGAGGATGTGACGATCGTCCAGCTTGGTGTGGCAGAAAGTCTGCTGCGCAGGGAAGTGGCGGGCATTCGATTTACGAAGGTGCAGCTTCAAATATCCGAAGAGGAGCGATGGGGATGAGCGATGGTGGAAACGAGTCGGCAACGATTATAGCGGGCCAAGGGGCGTCAGAAAGCTACGTCGTAGCGGGCGCAATCATCTCCTGCAATTGGGGGACGAAGCGGATGCGTCTTAAAACGCCTCTCAGCCATGGCGTATATATCCAAAAGCAAGCGCAGCTCAATATTGGCGATTATATGCTGGGGACGAACATTATGCCTTTTGAACGGTGCATGAGCCAGTCGAATCCGGCTGTCGTCGCGGCTGGCGGCATTGCGCCGTGCACGCCGATCATCGCGCTGCCATGGACGAATGGCAAAACAGAAACAAAGGTTGGCGGGCTCCCGGCGCTGCTCAGCTGCTCCAAAAATTCATGCTTGTACTGCGGCACGATCTCAATAGAAGATGACGGGCAGGGCGTATAGGCATGCGGTTGTCAGAGGAAGGGGGGCTATGGAATGTCCACGGAAAAAAAGGCCATCGGCTACGAGCAGCTGCGCCTGCAATGGCCGTATGCCGTGCAGCAAATTCAAGGGCTGCGCATCGAGAAACGCGTCAATGAGCATGCCCTTTTATGGGTAAGCGGCATCCTGCCGGAGGAGCGGGAGGATCAGGATTTACAGCTCGTCAGCGAGCAGGACCAGGTCGAGCTGCATCAGGTGGATGAGCAGGGCGGCATGGTGCGGATATTGTTCAGCGGGACCGTCGCAAGCTTTATGGTGCGGGCGATCCGCAGCGTATATACGTTTGAGCTCACGGTGCTGTCGCATACGAGCAGCATGGATTTGGAGCGCAATACGCGGTCCTTCCAGCATGGGGAAATGTTGTATGACGAGCTGCTGAAGACGGTGCTGGCGGCATATCCGAGGGCCGATACGATAAATGAAGCGGCGCATAAGGAAAAGCTGGGCGAGCTGACGCTGCAGTATGAGGAGACGGACTGGACTTTCCTCAAGCGCATGGCCTCGCGCTTTGGCGCCGTTCTCGTGCCGGAGGCTGCCGCGGCATCGCCTAAATTCTGGTTCGGTTTAGGCGAAGGGCGGCTCGTGGAGCTTCCGCTGCATAGCTATACGATTGCCAAGACATTGTCGCCCTATCGGGAGGCGGCTGCTCTAGGGGAGGGAGAGTCGTTAAGGGAGCAGGACTTTCTCGGCTATGAAGTCGTCAGCGAGCAGGTGCTGCAAATCGGTGATCGCGTAGAGGTAAAAGGGCGCGAGCTGGCGGTTGCTGAGGTGGGGGCGGAGCTGCGGCAGGCGCTGCTCGTCTTTACCTATAAGCTGCTGCCCCCATCCGGCATTCGCCAGAGCGAGCTGTTTAATGAGCAGGTCGTAGGAGCAGCGCTCGAAGGACGAATTCTTGAGGTGAAAAACGCGGCCGTGCGCGTTCAGCTCGATGTGGATACGGAGCAAAAGCAGGAGGAAGCCAGCTGGCTTCCGTACGCATCGGTATACGCATCGGAGGATGGGACCGGCATGCACTGCATGCCGGAGCAGGGCGATGCGGTGCAGGTGTATTTTCCAAGCCGCCAGGAAGGGGAGGCGATGGCGCTCAGCTCGGTGCGCAAGAGCGGGCAGGATTCCCCGAAAATGGCGGATTCCAGCGTCAAGTCATGGACGACCCCGTATGGCAAGGAAATGAAGCTCGCCGGGCAGGAGCTGTCGCTTATTGCGCAGGAAGGCGTGCTGTTCATTCAGCTGCATGAGGAGAACGGCATTGAAATTCGCAGCGATACGGCAATTGCGATTAAATCGGAGCAGCCGATTGAGCTTTCCTCGGAGACGAAGCTGGCGATTACAGCGCAGGAAGGGCTGTATCTCGTCTGTGGCAATAGCAGCATTGTGATGGATGGCGATACGGATGTGCTTGCCGATGAGCTGCTGCTGGTCGGCACGTATTTTGCTCCCGTTGTCGTAGAGGATCTCGATGAGGAGGAAGTGCTGCCGGTGCCGCTGCCCGAGCCGCCGCCTCCAGAGCCGGAGGAGCCGAAGAAAAAAGGCGGCTGGCTCGGCACGCTGCTCGATGTCGTGCAGGTCGGGCTGGATATTGCCGGCTGTGTGCCAGGGCTTGGCGTAGTCGCGAACGTGGCGAATGCGGCGATTTCAGTTGGACGCGGCGACTATCTAGGCGCGGCGATGTCGATGGCGTCTTGTATTGTGCCGGGAGCAGGGCCAGCTCTCAAGGGAGCGAGAATGGCGAAAAATGCCGCCAAAGCCGGCAAAGCGATGATGAAAGCCGCTAATGCGGCCAAAGCTACCGGCAAGACGCTGAGTGCGGCGCAAAAGGCGTTTAAGTCAACCTCGGCTTTCACGAAGCAGATGGTGAGCGGCATTAAGGCGGTAGACGGCAAGGTGCTGACGGCAGCGCGCAAGGTAGGCAGCAATTTGGACAAGCTGGAGCAGGTGCAGAAGCTCAAAAAGGTAATGAAGCTGCCGGGTGTCGAGCAAGCGCTGGATTTTGCCGGAGATATGGCGATGGATTATGTTTTGGAGAAGACGGGCCTTGAAAATCTGGCGTATTTGTCCTATCTCGGCGGAGGCAAGAAAAGGAAAGGAAAACGCGGGAAAGGCAAAGGGAAAAGCTCAGGGAAGGCGAAGAGCCATAGCAAGGGCAAAGGGAAAGGCAGCAATAGCAGCCCGGGCAAGCCATCGAAGAAGCTCAATCAGGAGAAGCAGAAGAAGGCGAAAAAGGAATCTGCCAAGAAAGATCCGAGCAAGGCGGATAAGCGCAGCTGTAAAAATGACCCGATCCATGCGGGCTCAGGCGGGCAATTTATTATCCATCCCGCTCTCAAGCTCTATGGCGCGGACACTTGGATGTTCGAGATGCATTACCATTCGTTGCTGGAAACGGGCGGAGCGATGGGCGCGGTATGGACGCATAACTTTGAGCTGGCTCTTACGTTTGAGGAAGATGAAGCGGACTCTGCGGCAATGGCAGCCGATCATACGGCAGTTAATCGTGTGGAAGCCGATCATGCGGCAATTACTGAGGCGGAAGCGCCGTTTGGTAAGGTGCTGCTTGCGAAGCAGCCGATTGCCGAAGCTAATCCGCCAGGTGTTACGGTCTGGCGGACGAAAAGCCGCCGCAATCGTTTTGTAAGACAGGCAGACGGGGTTTATCGCAGTGCGGATAGCGATGTGCTTGGCGAGGAGCTGCGGCAGGAGCCGGAAGGCTATGTGCTGTGGCTGCGTGAAACGCAGGAGCAGATTTATTTTAACCCGGCAGGCCAGGCATTGAAATGGGTGAATGCTCATGGACAGGCACTGGAAATGCGTTATGATGCGCAGGGACGGCTCGCCAGCTTAACGGATGCGATTACGCGGCAAGCGCTGAAGCTGGCTTACGATACGCAGGGGCTGCTCAGCCGCGTGAGCGAGGGCAAGCGAACCATTCGGATGCAATATAATGCTTCCCATCAAATGACGCGGTATATCGATGCGAATGGCAATGAGACGGACATCGGCTACCACTGGAATGGCAAGCTTGCGCGGATGAGTGTAGGCGGAGCGGTTCAATACGAAAATACGTTTGACGAGTTTGGCCGAATTACGAGCCAGTCGGATGCATCCGGCGCTATCGCGTATTTGGACTACGATGTGGAAAGCCGCTTTGGCTACACAATTACGACTGCAACGGATCGGCTGGGCGCGGTTGAAGTGCTGGTGCATGATGATTTGCTTCAATTGGTAGAAATCGTCCAGAAGGACAGCAGTCTCGTGCAGCTGGCGTACAACGAACAGGGCAAGCTAATATCGGAAACGCAGGCGGATGGCAGCGCAGTTGCGATGGCCTATGACGACTATGGGCAGCTGGTCAGCATGACGGATGCGCTAGGCCATGAGACGAGCTACGTTTACGACGAGCAGGGGCTGCTCGTGAGTGAAACGGATGAGGAAGGGCGGACGACCGCTTATGCCTATGATGGCGGAGGAAGACTAGCTGAAATCCTCCGCGCGGATGGCGCAGTAGCCAAAATGACGTACAATGCGAACGGGCAGCGGGAAAGCTACGTCGATTTTAACGGTGTAACGACCTCGTATGCTTACGGCCCGGATGGACGCGTCCTGCAAATAAAAGACGGCGAAGAGCGTATGATGGTCGTGGAATATGACCTGTCGGGGAGAGTTGCGAGCCTGGGCTACCCAACAGGCGGAACCATTTTACGCGAGTATGATGCGAATGATAATTTGGTGAAAGTTATCGATCCGTTGAAACGGGTATATGCTTTTGGCTATGATGCGTTCGATCGAAAGACGCTGGTAACGCTGCCTTCGGGTGCGGCAACCGCGTATGTATACAATGCGAATGGCTTGCTGGAGCGTGAAAAGGATGCGCTCGGACAAGTAACCGCCTATCGTTATGATGCCGAGGAACGGCTGGTGGCGCGAACGGATGCGCGCGGCGGGCAGACGCAGTATGAGTGGGATGAAGCGGACAATTTGGTCGCCGTTACGGATGCGCTCGGAAGGACGGAGCGTTTTGGCTATGATGGGCTGGGCCGGGTCAACGCCATGTGGGATGCCAGTGGAGTGCAAATCGCGCAGCTCGATTATGACGCGGCAGGCAATCGGGTGGCAGAAATCAATGCGCTTGGCCAAGCGACGCGTTACCGTTTTAACAAAGCGGGACAGATTGCCGCGAAGGAAAACGCAAAAGGGCAGCAGACGACATTCGCGTATGATGCCGTGGCCCGAATTACGGAGGTCATGGAGCATGACGAAGCGACGTATCGCCAGAGCTATGACGGCGAAGGGCAAATTACGAGCTATACGGATGCGAATGGCAATGAAACGAAGCTGACGTATGACCGCAGCGGTCTGCTGGAGCAGGAAGAGAATGGAACAGGCGAGGTGCTGCGCTTCTCGTATGACAATCACGGCTGGCTGAAGAGAAGGGAGAATGCCCGAGGCCAACAGGCGGCGTATGGCTATGATGCCGCAGGCCAATTGAAATCCATAAAGGATGAAGCGGGGCAGATTGACCTCAGCTATAATATCGACGGGAATGTTATTCGGGTAGAAGAAGAAGGGCGCGTGAAGCGGCGCACATTCGACATTTTGGGGCGCCTTACCTCCTGCCAGGACAGCAATGGCCAGACGATTCGCTACGCCTATGATGAAGCCGGAAATTTGCGCGTCATGACTTATCCAGAAGGCAAGCAAGTAACGTATTCGTATGACCTTGCGGGCCAGATGACGCAGGTGAAGGACTGGCGTGGACGTGTGACCCGTTACAGCTATGATGTGAACGGCAGGCTGGTTCGCACCGAACGTCCGAATGGAAGTATAGAGCAGCGAGGCTATGATGTGCAGGGCCAGTTGGTGCGGCTGTGGGATATTAACCGTCAAGGCGTCATGTTGCAGCAGTATCGCATGACCTACAATGAGCTGGGCCAACTGGTGGAAGAGGAAGAAAAGCAGTATACCTATGATAATTTGCGCCGTCTTGTGAGCGGAGCGATGCCGGGACGCAAGCTGTGGTATAGCTACGACCTCGGAGGCAACCTGACAGAAGCGGGCGAAGCGCCGCTGGCTTTAACGGCGATGAGCTATGCGCAAGACAATCGTCTTGCCACAGTGAACGGCAAGGAAGTCGTATATGATGCGGACGGGAATTTACTCGTATTGCCCATGGTGCTGGAGAAGGATGTTCAGGCAGAGACAGCGACATATCGGTACGATGTGCGGAATCGTCTGACGCAGGCTGGACGAACCAGTTATACGTACGATGCCGAGCAAGTGCGCATGTCGTTGACATGGCGCGGACAGACGACACATTATGTGACGGATCAGGTGGAAGAGTTAAGCCGAGTGCTGTTAGAACAGGATGGACGGGGCGAGACGAAGGCTTATTTTGTGTATGGAGCGGAAGGGCTAATCGGTCGAGAAGACAGCATGGGCCGCTACCAGAGCTATCATTATGATTTGCGCGGCAGTACGACGTTGCTGACGGATGAGAAAGGGCGAGTGACGGACCGATACACCTACGGATTGTATGGAGAGCGGGAGAGTCACGAAGGGACAACGCGGCAGCCGTTTTGCTATAATGGACGAGACGGCGTCATGACCGATCCGAACGGTCTTTACTACATGCGGGCGCGGTATTACCATACCGGCATCAAGCGGTTTTTGAACCGGGATGTGCTGCGCGGAAGCATAGTAGAAGGGCAGACCTTTAACCGGTTTGGGTATGTGAATGGCGATCCGGTGAGCTTTATTGATCCGTTTGGGTTGGAAGCGTTGAGTGGATGTAAAGCATGGAAAGATAAAATTGTACTTCCTAGCAAGCCCCATAGCAATAAAACGGAAGGGCACTGGTTTGCAAGTAAGAGGAAAGCAGTTGAGGAAGCTAAAAAGGAAGATACTGTTAAGGTATACTTAAATAAAGGCCTCCAGAGAGAAGTTCCTGGTGCTAAACCAAGAAGACCTGATGTTATGGTAGTTAAGACAAATGGAAAAATTGATCAGTATGAAGTACCAAGTAAAACGGACGATGTGCTTTCTTTGAGAAAACGTATGATAGAAAATCAAAAATATTTAGGAGACAGAGCAGGCAAAACTGAAATTCTAAATATAAGGAAACGGTGATACGATTGAACAAAAAGTTAAAAACCTCCATAGTTCTGTATGGAACAATTAAGGCCCAGGAACAAAAATGCTGGGAATGGTATCAATACTCTTTAAGACTTAGTGAGATGATGGGGTACCCTTTTAATCATATAGGTATTATCGGAGATTCTTTTAAATCTGGTAAAGTGACCACTATTAGTCGCACTGAAAAGAAATTAAAGCAATCTTTGCAAAACAGTGAGGAAATAGAAGGGATTACATTGTATTCTTTACCTCAGGAATTTTCACAAGCCATTTTTGATTTTAATACTTTTATGTGTATGGACAAAGGGTTGGGTTCAGATAACCATATTATTATATTCACTGTGCCTAGTGAAAGTTATGAAAGAGTTAAGGTGGATCAATATATTCAAGATATGATGAATTACATGAATTGTATTAGCGGGGAAATATTTGAAATGTCTGTGCTAGAATCTCCATTCTTTTATGCTTCAAAGTTGAATAACCCTTCAGATTATAAAAGTTTAAGGATAATAAAAAAAATTGAATTTTAATAATTGGAAACCTTGATAGGCTTATGCTTATCAAGGTTTCTTTTTAGAAACTTCTACAATGATGCCGAGCAAGTACGCATGTCGTTGACATGGCGCGGACAGACGACACATTATGTGACGGATCAGGTGGAAGAGTTAAGCCGAGTGCTGTTAGAACAGGATGGACGGGGCGAGACGAAGGCTTATTTTGTGTATGGAGCGGAGGGCTAATCGGGCGGGAAGACAGCATGGGCCGCTACCAGAGCTATCATTATGATCTGCGTGGAAGCACGACGCTTCTGACCGATGAGAACGGATGCGTGACAGACCGTTATACGTACGGATTTTACGGAGAGCGGGAGCATCACGAAGGGACAACGCGGCAGCCGTTTTGCTATAATGGACGAGACGGCGTCATGACCGATCCGAACGGTCTTTACTACATGCGGGCGCGGT from the Paenibacillus sp. BIHB 4019 genome contains:
- a CDS encoding pentapeptide repeat-containing protein; the encoded protein is MQENRLELFEEQVADELSQRALLALERYFAAHKEQLAELFVQSFEQLCLYFGERQQEGLQGKLGHITYSLLRTELLAGSPLYMAEATDRTWYMDENSCYGSYDASWAFRDLAGLEKQLLAEARGYFSDSEAALQAEAVRLRTAVQAHRYVISLIRYAMPEAAKLKAYRELEKEVECEVRVGEYMDQSETVYKEDFHQKEAAEVRAYLEQKQELSYTYEVFAELDLARGNYAGIQALYSDFRGSDLSHSSFEGAALVGAKLSLSKLTQASFRYTLLCEADFRGSELQGADFSYCSGPSGMRDPFEWEHPGFVPLRFNGADLSGADFTLANVKGASFIGANLDGAIFEQANIEQALFSASARSQAAFSEEQLAQAIWIEEDGGA
- a CDS encoding contractile injection system protein, VgrG/Pvc8 family; this translates as MSTNIIAPHNVQIAPFELVHMLSLSVEKKINEHAKLVFTGIVSEDLKDSYVEMTDSETQVEVSQKDEEGGLSPLFYGLVQRIEVKAVRDVYVLKVEALSHTCQLDLEKHTRSYQDTGMTYKALIDQMAASYPGMDVLDTATQGASLGKFTLQYQETDWAFLKRMASRFQAGLMPSAMFNSPKVFLGTPDGDAAGKLADMPYSVRKDVLHYRRMCKIGMQGVTEQDFIFYEIETTQWLLDLGQCITFKKQQLYVCEMHSQWKEGMLSHRYLLCSGKGLSQPPLYAAALTGASLQGKVLAIAKDTVQIHLDIDEKQDAGKAYWFPYSSVYTAEGGTGWYCMPEKGDQVRVYFPSGKEENGIASSSVRQNVEEGEHNKLGNPDHKFFRTPAGKELKMTPEEIIITGKDGEVFIRLSDEGGIEIISKKKITIKAEEDIAIDSQQKVLISAKDEISLTCKESLIKMDGNTTIKGKELKTN
- a CDS encoding 2-isopropylmalate synthase; translated protein: MTTTNEMNNGMRKIQIFDTTLRDGEQSPGASIDPERKIIIARQLGKLGIDVIEPGFAISSPGEFAAIQQISRELQHVEIAGFARMMKVDIDAAVKATQDAARRRLHLFISSSDIHLQHQLNKTRQEVVQIAREMIAYGKQFVDEIEFSAMDATRSNRNFVIELVEAAIAEGATIINLPDTLGYAMPDEIDDMFRSVRRLARGGETVRYSTHCHNDLGMAAANSLAAIRAGATQVEVTVNGVGERAGNCSLEEIAMIIETRKSVLQMETRIDQSEIYETSRMVSRAMHYPIAYNKPIVGRNAFQHESGIHQDGLLKNRNTYEIMDPEAMGIPRSMIVLGRHSGRHAIKHRLSEYGIAVEGEELVNVYNRFKQVADEKKLVTDNELIRIAGEMTATQPDPYMLTDLQVLSGSHKSRIATVTIRENDAGIERSYTGSGEGPLEAVIHCIQQAIPVAAEFEDLEIHSLSTGEDAHGEAVVTIVHAGERYRGTSIHSDIVYAAAQAYVGACNQAMLTINKRANEQNVI
- a CDS encoding DUF4280 domain-containing protein; this translates as MSDGGNESATIIAGQGASESYVVAGAIISCNWGTKRMRLKTPLSHGVYIQKQAQLNIGDYMLGTNIMPFERCMSQSNPAVVAAGGIAPCTPIIALPWTNGKTETKVGGLPALLSCSKNSCLYCGTISIEDDGQGV